The genomic window GGAAGGTTGGTCCATGGAACCACTTGCTCTCTGGGTCAAAGTACGGTCCGCTACCCCATTTGGTAGCTTCATCAGCTGGATTATCCTTTGACGGAACCCAGCGCCACTGGTTTGCCGTTGTATGCTCCAGAATCTCGCCTACTCTAAAGGATACAAACTGTCGATAATTCCTGGGGTCAGCTTTGATCCATCCCAGTGGTACTGTGGCGTCGCACCAGAAAACCATCTTTGAAATGGGCAGACTATGATTCTCCTTGACGAATTTCGACCAACGTACACCGAGAACGCATCCTTGGAGCTCGAGCTTCGGAATCGACCATGGTTTTATCGGAGCAACCTTCGACTTGGCGGCGACTAGGCAACAGCGCGGTTCTCCTCTATCGTCGATTGTGCGCAGATAAATTGCGCATGAATACGCCTCTCCGCTGGCGTCGACGAACACATGGTACTCCGAGTTCTGGTAGGTCTCCCTGGTGGCTTGGTGGAAGTAACATCGAGGGATCCGTATTTCCGCGATGTACCCGATCATCTGTATCCATCTTTTCCACTTCTTGTTAACGTCATCGCTTATTTGTTCGTCCCACTCCATGCCTTCTCGCCAAAGGTCCTGGATCAGGACTCTGCCGTGGATGATGAACGGTGACAGCAACCCCAAAGGGTCAAACAGTGTCATGACGCAACGCAGCACTTGCCTTTTTGTCGGTCGCGTTCCGGTCTGGATCAGTGTTTGCACCTCTTCGCTAAGCTGGGTGGAGAAACTCAACTCGTCGGCTGATGGACTCCACAGCATTCCAAGCACCCTCTCGGACTTCCCACCGTCGACTAAGTTCAGCACCTTGTCTGCTTCGGACTGCACTTCGTCCAGCTGTTCCAGTACTCTACTGCTGTTCGATCGCCAGTTGTGCAGCTTGAAGCCACCGTTTCCGTGTACGTGTCGTACATCGCGTGCCACCTTTGCTGCTTCTTCCTCGGAACCGAAACTCGTCAAATAGTCGTCGACGTAGTGGTCATCGATGATCGCACTCGCCGCCTCGGGATACTGCTCGCGGTGTTGTTCTGCGTTTAAATTTTTAACGAATTGTGCCGAAGCTGGAGAACAAGTGCTCCCGAACGTGGCGACGTCCATCAGGTAGACAGTAGGTTCATCGGACGGCTTGGCACGCCACAAGAAGCGCTGAGAATGTTTGTCTTCCTCTCGGATACGGATTTGATGAAACATCTCCTGGATATCCGAGCTGACTGCCACTCCGTATTGGCGAAAGCGAAAAAGAACCGCCGGAAGGGAGGAAAGCTGATCGGGACCTTTGAGGAGTTGACTGTTCAACGATACGCCGTCTACCTTAGCAGCGGCGTCCCAAATGACACGAATCTTTCCCGGTTTCTTGGGGTTGATTACTGCTCCAACCGGAAGGTACCACACTCTCCGCGGATCGGCTGCTTTCATTTCCGCTTTTGTGGTTTTGTGAGCATAGCCTTTCGCTTCATACTCGGAGACCTGCCGATGAAGATTTTCCTTCAGCTCCGGGTTGCGGTCCATTCGGCGTTCTAGGCATTCTAGTCGTCGCACGGCCATAGAGTAGCTGTCCGGGAATTCCACATTGTCTTGCTTCCAAATCAGGCCCGTTTCGAATCGATTCCCAACTCGCCGGGTCGTTTGTTCTAGGGTAGTTAGCGCTCGTTCTTCCTCCAGTGTCAGTGGAATATCCACCGGACCTGCTCCAGCTGCTTCAACAGCGAAGAACTCTTTCACTGCTTCGTGCAGTGTATCGTCACAGGAACATTCACAAATATGGAAGCTGTAGGACTCGCGATTGTTGCATCCTTGGGGACCGTAGACGCACCAGCCCAGTCTAGTCTTCACCGCCACCGGTGCTGTCCCCTCTCCTTCCCGTACCTTCAACGGAACCGCTAGGCGCAGGTTATCGATACCGATCAGGATCCTGGGTACCACGTTCTCGTAGCTGCTGACCGGAATGCCCTTCAGGTGCTGGTGTATCCTTTCCGCTTCGTCCATTCGGAAAGTTTGCGAAGGCAGTCCCAGGTTGTTCACAGTCCTCGCGTTCAGCAGCTTATGTCGCTTCTTCTGTCCCATTCCTGCGATCTCGATTGTGACCTGTTGCGATCCCTTTTCGGTTCGCGAAGTGTTCCCAGTCCATCGGAGGCATAGCGGGAGCGGGGTACCTTGGATACCCAATGACGTAACCAGGTCGTTTTCCACCAACGTCATATCAGACCCTTCGTCAAGAAAGGCAAAGGTGTCGATCGAGCCGCTGACTCCGTGCAGGGTCACTGGGATGATCCGAAACAACGTCGAAGAGGTAGGTTGACGATGTGTATGGTGTTCCGCCACCTGAATCTGTGGAGCCGATGGCTTTGGAGGTCCTGCCGAGGAGTGAAGTAGCTTATGGTGGCTATACTGGCAGCCGTCAATCTCGCAAACCTTCCGAATACGGCACGCTCTTCGTCCATGGCTGAAGAGACAACTTTGGCATAGCTTCAGTTCCCGAATCCGTCGCCAGCGATCGTCCACCTTTAACTGCGTGAACGCATTGCAATCTCGCAATCGGTGTCCGCTTTTGTTGCAATGCGCACAGTTGAACTGCTTCGGCGTCTCCTTGGAATCATGCGACGAATCTCGTGTTCCGGCTGTCTCCGTCGCATGGGAGTTAACGAACCCCTTATGCTTCGGACGATCACGAGCATTGATGCGCTTCTGCTCCGGCTCGAACGTTGTCACGCTGGTTGCGTCTCGTACAACCGCCGCCATGTAATCTCCGAAGGTCCTTAGATTGACGTCCTGGAAGCCTCGCTTGTATCCCGCCCACATCATCCGTTGATCCGCAGGCAACTTGGCGACGAGCTCTTGGAGAAGTGACGGGTTCGAAAGGTGAGCGCGTTCGTTCGCAGCTTCGATGTGGTCACACAACGCTTGCACCGCCATACCGAAGTCGATGAGTCCTTCCAGCCTGTCGGACTTTGGAGCTGGTATCTCGCGGACCTTCCGTAGTAGCGCGTTGATCAGCAACTCCGGACGTCCAAACCGCAAGCGAAGCGTCTCGATCACCTGTGGCACTGCTGCTGGAAGCACCAACCGACAGCGCACCGTTTCCAATGCCGGCCCGGATAGACTCCGCTGGAGACGAAGCATGTTTTCGCCGTCCGTGTAACCACAGGCGTCTGTGGTGTAGCGGTAGTTGGAGATGAAGATCGGCCATTCAGTTGGGTCGCCGGTGAAGCGCGGAAGTTCCTTAGCCAGGGACTGCCTTGCTGCTAGCTGCTGCTGTGTGGGACGCACTGGATCTGGATGAGGAATGGCTTGACTGTTTGACAAATGACGAGGGGGCAGAGACGAATCAACCGCACGCGAGTGTAGATTACGCGTTTGTAGATGGGTTGAATTTTGTTCAAATTGGCTACTGAACAAGGTCGCATCTCCCGAGCGCGCGAAAGATTCTCGCGGCTGCTCGTGGGAGTTTGTGAGAAGCGAATGCGATTCTCCCGGGCGCGCGTCAAAACGCGGCTGCTCTCGGGTAGTTGGATTATTGGTCGTGGGGCAATTGTTGGAGGAGTATTCGTTTGTATTTACAGAATTATTCAAGGCTTGACGCTTACCTGAGGGTCCCGCATCAATCGGACGCGTTTCGAGTGCTGCGATGGATTGACTTACCGGGGCGCAGCTGGTTTGGCTTGCCGGCATCTTAAGGGGCCAGATGTCCTTCGAAGTGTCGATTCCTCCCACTGCTCCAGCTAGTGAGAAATTCAACTCGTTCTCCACGACCACCGGCAACGTCCGACTCGCTTTCGGGATTGCGCCGGTCTGCTTGTCCACGCGCGTCGAATTTGCTGCTGGAGTTAGGTACTGAAGCTTAGCTTGTCTTAGATTGCTTGTCTCCGGTCGTCGAGCAGCTTTGCTCGGTTCCGCACTTGTCTGGAAACCTTCCAAAAGTGTCCGGCATATCTCTACTTGCGCTCGCAGATCTGCCAACTCTTCAGGTGTTGGATTGGCGCGATGCTCGCATTGCTCAACCCGGTTCCTGAGTTCCCGCAGGGCAGTTTGCGGATCCTTCCTTGCTTTAAGAGATTCCACCGTCCTCGGATCTAGGGCCGAAAGGGGAATCGATACCACCACCGATGAATCCTCCTGTTCAGGTGTTGGATTGGCGCGAATCTCGCACTGCTCAACCCGGTTCCTGAAGGCATCTAggggattttttctcaatttcaacGATTCCACAGTGCTCGAATCTAGCGCGGAGAAGGGAATCGTTACCATAAGTGGTTCGGTGGCATCAGTCGTTTCGACGGTCGACTGTTTTGATCGGCCAGCAGCCGACGCAAGAGGAGCACCAGGAGGGGGTGGTGTTGGAAGTGCCTTCGATGAAGGGGGCGCTAGTTCGTTGTTTGCGGCACCCTTCGCACCGCTCGGTAGACCACCGCTGCGATGACTTGCTGTTTCCTCCCCGTCCACCACCTTGTCGATCAGCTGCTGTTGCTCGTCGAGGTGACGTCGCTGCAGCTCCAATTCCACACGTACACGCTCAAGTTTCTGCCGCTCCACCAGCTGGCTCAGGCAGATGGAGAAAGCTGACGTCGTACTAGTGCGGCTAGATCCACTGCGCACCGATATCAAGTCGATAGCACTCTGGTCAGCTGTGCTTCGGTCGACCGCGCTCTGCCGGGCGGTACAGTTGCCGCACACAAACGATCGGCTAGCGACGCTGTCGTTGACCCCGGCACACGTGTAGTGTTTCCACACGTCGCATTGGTCACATTGGACCATGTCCTCCGCGCTATCCGGTCGTTGGCAATCCGCACAGTTGGATTCTTGCACATGGTCTCCTCTAGAGCCATCCACGTGGCCGTCCTTATCCATGTCGCCACGAATTTTTGAAGATTGTCAGCGGAGTTTGGGCGGAAAGAATTAAGAAGCGGTCGGTTTTGATAGCGGTTTTGTATTGCTTCAAACTAGAATGTAAATTCAATGGTGAGTATAATGATTTGTTCATATAATTATTAACTTACAATTCGGTAGGCTTTTATTCTCCCACGCCCTCTCGGCTTGGTTCtaacctctacccgggttatAAACCTGGATCAAAATTCCTTGATATTATTTGATATTAACACTAATTAATGATTTCTTACTCTTTCTTTCTTTTCAGGTAACTACGGCGGATCAAGGACTTTATCGGACTGACTGCAGACACGA from Aedes albopictus strain Foshan unplaced genomic scaffold, AalbF5 HiC_scaffold_826, whole genome shotgun sequence includes these protein-coding regions:
- the LOC134284792 gene encoding uncharacterized protein LOC134284792; its protein translation is MDKDGHVDGSRGDHVQESNCADCQRPDSAEDMVQCDQCDVWKHYTCAGVNDSVASRSFVCGNCTARQSAVDRSTADQSAIDLISVRSGSSRTSTTSAFSICLSQLVERQKLERVRVELELQRRHLDEQQQLIDKVVDGEETASHRSGGLPSGAKGAANNELAPPSSKALPTPPPPGAPLASAAGRSKQSTVETTDATEPLMVTIPFSALDSSTVESLKLRKNPLDAFRNRVEQCEIRANPTPEQEDSSVVVSIPLSALDPRTVESLKARKDPQTALRELRNRVEQCEHRANPTPEELADLRAQVEICRTLLEGFQTSAEPSKAARRPETSNLRQAKLQYLTPAANSTRVDKQTGAIPKASRTLPVVVENELNFSLAGAVGGIDTSKDIWPLKMPASQTSCAPVSQSIAALETRPIDAGPSGKRQALNNSVNTNEYSSNNCPTTNNPTTREQPRFDARPGESHSLLTNSHEQPRESFARSGDATLFSSQFEQNSTHLQTRNLHSRAVDSSLPPRHLSNSQAIPHPDPVRPTQQQLAARQSLAKELPRFTGDPTEWPIFISNYRYTTDACGYTDGENMLRLQRSLSGPALETVRCRLVLPAAVPQVIETLRLRFGRPELLINALLRKVREIPAPKSDRLEGLIDFGMAVQALCDHIEAANERAHLSNPSLLQELVAKLPADQRMMWAGYKRGFQDVNLRTFGDYMAAVVRDATSVTTFEPEQKRINARDRPKHKGFVNSHATETAGTRDSSHDSKETPKQFNCAHCNKSGHRLRDCNAFTQLKVDDRWRRIRELKLCQSCLFSHGRRACRIRKVCEIDGCQYSHHKLLHSSAGPPKPSAPQIQVAEHHTHRQPTSSTLFRIIPVTLHGVSGSIDTFAFLDEGSDMTLVENDLVTSLGIQGTPLPLCLRWTGNTSRTEKGSQQVTIEIAGMGQKKRHKLLNARTVNNLGLPSQTFRMDEAERIHQHLKGIPVSSYENVVPRILIGIDNLRLAVPLKVREGEGTAPVAVKTRLGWCVYGPQGCNNRESYSFHICECSCDDTLHEAVKEFFAVEAAGAGPVDIPLTLEEERALTTLEQTTRRVGNRFETGLIWKQDNVEFPDSYSMAVRRLECLERRMDRNPELKENLHRQVSEYEAKGYAHKTTKAEMKAADPRRVWYLPVGAVINPKKPGKIRVIWDAAAKVDGVSLNSQLLKGPDQLSSLPAVLFRFRQYGVAVSSDIQEMFHQIRIREEDKHSQRFLWRAKPSDEPTVYLMDVATFGSTCSPASAQFVKNLNAEQHREQYPEAASAIIDDHYVDDYLTSFGSEEEAAKVARDVRHVHGNGGFKLHNWRSNSSRVLEQLDEVQSEADKVLNLVDGGKSERVLGMLWSPSADELSFSTQLSEEVQTLIQTGTRPTKRQVLRCVMTLFDPLGLLSPFIIHGRVLIQDLWREGMEWDEQISDDVNKKWKRWIQMIGYIAEIRIPRCYFHQATRETYQNSEYHVFVDASGEAYSCAIYLRTIDDRGEPRCCLVAAKSKVAPIKPWSIPKLELQGCVLGVRWSKFVKENHSLPISKMVFWCDATVPLGWIKADPRNYRQFVSFRVGEILEHTTANQWRWVPSKDNPADEATKWGSGPYFDPESKWFHGPTFLRLPETEWPRPKQRATAPTEEMRASILHHCSFVPVIDFERFSSWDRLQRATAYALRFLHNSAKRQPKFTGQLLQAELRAAEEVILKLVQLECYPDEIAALSNKVPNEIDQEAIGKESSIYRLMPMLDNVGVLRERGRISAAKDVCYNVQHPVILPRNHRVTELLVHHFHQRYRHGNAETVVNELRQLYTIPRLRLVVKQVTRDCALCKVRRARPAIPPMAPLPLARVAHHERAFTYTGVDYFGPLLVKQGRSNVKRWIALFTCLTVRAVHLEVAYSLSTESCISCVRRFVGRRGSPAEFFSDNGTNFQGADRVLRHQISQGLSNTFTNANTKWNFIPPGAPHMGGAWERLVRSVKAAMGEAYSEGKLDDEGLQTLVVEAESM